The following are from one region of the Stigmatella ashevillena genome:
- a CDS encoding tetratricopeptide repeat protein yields MRPFRLHRAVPLLVLVGLSTSASAAPSRRPAVDREAMREAINAREGEERYSSPASYAHFLQARLLHHTGEHRAAVDELRLALATNEGNPYLLTQLGEEYARLGELAKAERELRRAVERSPRYYPAHVMLGRTLLEARRYAQARLHLRRAVALRPREPEAYLILAQAYLETRDPDEAVKVVEELAAALPGESLGYRRLGLALAERGDRSRAERLLARATERDPGDVEAWVTLARLYEAGGRLSHAEEALSRSLEQDADNRDVLLSAGRLALKLGSATRARAYFDRLLSLSNDPELAVKVAFAFLASRETAAAAEVLDMARRGASLEPRISYYAGLVHERRRHYAEAAAAYGEVPESSELFEEVRVRRAGCLSRVGQHGPALGLYQDALKDSPEDVSLGMQYARALERGGLPEKAEALLKESLARAPTSELYEALAASRQRQGRPAEGVEVLREALSQRPRDEALLYALGVAYEQQGNVDRALAQMRAVLLVNPDNASALNFLGYMLVLHGRDTVEAERLVLRALALRPETGAFLDSLGWVYFRRKEYQRAVETLERAVQLEPDEPVILEHLGDAYREAARPGEAAEAWRSAIEVLTLDPEAAELPRQKEGLERKLKMLSTEPPGR; encoded by the coding sequence GTGCGCCCCTTTCGCCTCCACCGAGCCGTGCCGTTGCTGGTCCTGGTGGGCCTGTCCACGTCCGCGTCCGCGGCGCCTTCCCGGCGCCCGGCCGTGGACCGCGAGGCGATGCGCGAGGCCATCAACGCCCGGGAAGGGGAGGAGCGCTATTCCTCTCCGGCCAGCTACGCGCACTTTCTCCAGGCCCGGTTGCTGCACCACACGGGGGAGCACCGGGCCGCGGTGGATGAGCTGCGGCTGGCGCTGGCCACGAACGAGGGCAACCCGTATCTGCTGACCCAGCTCGGAGAGGAGTACGCCCGGCTGGGTGAGCTGGCCAAGGCCGAGCGCGAGCTGCGCCGCGCGGTGGAGCGGTCTCCCCGGTACTACCCGGCCCACGTGATGCTCGGGCGCACCCTGCTGGAGGCCAGGCGCTACGCGCAGGCGCGGCTGCACCTGCGCCGCGCGGTGGCCCTGCGCCCCCGGGAACCGGAGGCGTACCTGATTCTGGCCCAGGCCTACCTGGAGACCCGCGATCCGGACGAGGCCGTGAAGGTGGTGGAAGAGCTGGCGGCGGCGCTCCCCGGGGAGTCCTTGGGCTACCGTCGCCTGGGGCTGGCCCTGGCCGAGCGGGGGGATCGCTCCCGGGCAGAGCGCCTGCTGGCCCGCGCCACCGAGAGAGACCCGGGGGATGTGGAGGCCTGGGTGACCCTGGCCCGGCTGTATGAGGCGGGCGGGCGGCTCTCGCATGCCGAGGAGGCGCTCTCCCGGTCCCTCGAACAGGATGCCGACAACCGCGATGTGCTGCTGTCGGCGGGCCGGCTGGCCCTCAAGTTGGGCTCGGCCACGCGGGCCCGCGCGTACTTCGACCGGCTGTTGTCGCTGTCGAACGATCCGGAGCTGGCGGTGAAGGTGGCCTTTGCCTTCCTCGCCTCGCGCGAGACGGCCGCCGCGGCCGAGGTGCTGGACATGGCCCGCCGGGGCGCCTCCTTGGAGCCGCGCATCTCCTATTATGCGGGCCTCGTGCACGAGCGGAGGCGGCACTACGCCGAGGCCGCCGCGGCCTATGGCGAGGTGCCCGAGTCCTCGGAGCTGTTCGAGGAGGTGCGTGTCCGCCGCGCGGGGTGCCTCTCCCGGGTGGGACAGCATGGCCCGGCGCTGGGGCTCTATCAGGACGCTCTGAAGGACAGTCCGGAGGATGTGAGCCTGGGAATGCAATATGCCCGGGCGCTGGAGCGGGGGGGCTTGCCCGAGAAGGCCGAGGCCCTGTTGAAGGAGTCCCTGGCGCGCGCCCCCACGTCCGAGCTGTACGAGGCGCTCGCCGCCAGTCGGCAGCGTCAGGGGCGCCCCGCCGAAGGGGTGGAGGTGCTGCGGGAGGCCCTCTCTCAGCGTCCTCGGGACGAGGCGCTCTTGTACGCGCTGGGAGTGGCCTATGAGCAGCAGGGGAACGTGGACCGGGCCCTGGCGCAGATGCGGGCCGTGCTGCTGGTCAACCCCGACAACGCTTCGGCATTGAACTTCCTGGGCTACATGTTGGTCCTGCATGGCCGGGACACGGTGGAGGCGGAGCGGCTGGTGCTGCGGGCGTTGGCCTTGCGCCCGGAGACGGGGGCCTTCCTCGACTCACTGGGTTGGGTCTACTTCCGGCGCAAGGAGTACCAGCGCGCGGTGGAGACCCTGGAGCGCGCCGTCCAACTGGAGCCCGACGAGCCCGTCATCCTCGAGCACCTGGGGGATGCCTACCGGGAGGCGGCCCGGCCCGGAGAGGCGGCCGAGGCCTGGCGCAGCGCCATCGAGGTGCTGACGTTGGACCCGGAGGCCGCCGAGTTGCCCCGTCAGAAGGAGGGGCTGGAGCGGAAGCTGAAGATGCTGTCCACGGAGCCTCCGGGCCGCTAA
- a CDS encoding bactofilin family protein — MATAKDLTGSSGNNTVVGPSILISGKLTGDEDLTVRGRVEGELTLSKTLIVETTGVVKANVAVRNAIISGVVVGNINATESVELTREGRMVGDIHSPRVIIVDGASFRGRVDMGEVEPGRVPVSRPQVTRPTVRSVATVPSRPAIPARTAPAAPPSRPAPPPPPARPAAKPLPPPPPAAPSVGAASRTEVSAPVPPVVGAGAKKKVVVKKKAR, encoded by the coding sequence GTGGCGACGGCGAAGGATCTGACCGGCTCGTCCGGTAACAACACGGTGGTCGGTCCCTCCATCCTCATCAGCGGCAAGCTGACGGGCGATGAGGACCTCACCGTCCGTGGGCGCGTCGAGGGTGAGCTGACGCTCAGCAAGACCCTCATCGTGGAGACCACGGGGGTGGTGAAGGCCAACGTGGCGGTGCGCAACGCCATCATCAGCGGCGTGGTGGTGGGCAACATCAACGCCACCGAGAGCGTGGAGCTCACCCGCGAGGGCCGCATGGTGGGAGATATTCACTCCCCGCGCGTCATCATCGTGGACGGCGCCAGCTTCCGGGGCCGGGTGGACATGGGCGAGGTGGAGCCGGGCCGTGTGCCTGTCTCCCGTCCGCAGGTGACCCGGCCCACGGTGCGCTCGGTGGCCACGGTGCCCTCTCGGCCGGCCATTCCGGCGAGGACAGCGCCTGCCGCGCCCCCGTCACGTCCCGCGCCCCCGCCGCCGCCCGCGAGGCCCGCGGCCAAGCCGTTGCCGCCGCCGCCCCCTGCTGCGCCGAGTGTGGGGGCCGCTTCGCGGACGGAGGTGTCCGCGCCGGTGCCTCCCGTGGTGGGAGCAGGTGCGAAGAAGAAGGTCGTGGTGAAGAAGAAGGCCCGCTAG
- the bacN gene encoding bactofilin BacN produces MAQGETGIIGKGIVIKGSLTGGGDLVIEGRVEGQIALKNHLTIEGTGKVQADIRAEELTINGEASGNIDASTRVSINTSAKVAGDIKAPRIVIEDGAVFNGSIEMEVKLPDDI; encoded by the coding sequence ATGGCACAGGGCGAAACGGGCATCATCGGCAAGGGCATCGTCATCAAAGGCAGCCTCACGGGAGGCGGCGATCTCGTCATCGAAGGGCGGGTGGAGGGGCAGATTGCCCTGAAGAACCACCTCACCATCGAGGGAACCGGCAAGGTTCAGGCGGATATCCGCGCCGAGGAGCTCACCATCAACGGCGAGGCGAGCGGGAACATCGACGCCTCGACGCGGGTGTCCATCAACACTTCGGCGAAGGTGGCCGGAGACATCAAGGCGCCTCGCATCGTCATCGAGGACGGGGCCGTCTTCAATGGCTCCATCGAGATGGAAGTGAAGCTGCCGGACGACATCTAG
- a CDS encoding bactofilin family protein, producing the protein MANTVIGSSIVIDGEISGDEDLVIQGTVKGKISLKESLYVEGSGVVEADIETQNVEIAGRVTGNIVASDKVELKTDCRVVGDIKAPRILIADGASFKGNVDMDQKER; encoded by the coding sequence ATGGCGAATACGGTCATTGGCTCGAGCATCGTCATCGACGGGGAGATCTCCGGCGACGAAGACCTGGTCATCCAGGGCACGGTGAAGGGGAAGATCTCTCTCAAGGAGAGCCTCTACGTGGAAGGCAGCGGCGTCGTCGAGGCGGACATCGAAACGCAGAACGTGGAGATCGCCGGCCGGGTGACGGGCAACATCGTCGCCAGCGACAAGGTCGAGCTGAAGACGGACTGCCGCGTGGTGGGCGACATCAAGGCCCCCCGTATCCTCATTGCCGACGGTGCCTCCTTCAAGGGCAACGTCGACATGGACCAGAAGGAGCGGTGA
- a CDS encoding alpha/beta hydrolase, which produces MARHDEGFFTAKDQLRLFWTMDVPEEAPRAHVLLVHGYGDHIRRYRFVTDALVAEGFAVHGFDYRGHGSADGRRGHCSQWSEYLDDLSLYWERVRKVAGEQKLFLLGHSHGGLMVAHFLERGAEGVAGAVLSAPYFKLALAAPVAKRAAARMGSRVFPSLRIKSGLKPEDLSRDPEVVRMTREDPLYIDTVTPRWFVESGKAQTEALAQARRVTAPIFIFCGSNDGVAAPAAARTFFEAVGSPDKKFKEYPGMLHEPLNELGREDVFRDISGWISAHL; this is translated from the coding sequence ATGGCACGCCACGACGAGGGTTTCTTCACCGCGAAGGACCAGCTCCGGTTGTTCTGGACGATGGATGTGCCGGAGGAGGCCCCGCGCGCGCACGTGCTGCTGGTGCATGGCTACGGCGATCACATCCGGCGCTACCGCTTCGTCACCGACGCCCTGGTGGCCGAGGGCTTCGCCGTGCACGGCTTCGATTACCGCGGCCATGGCAGCGCGGATGGACGCCGGGGCCACTGCTCCCAGTGGTCGGAGTACCTGGATGATTTGTCCCTCTACTGGGAGCGGGTGCGGAAGGTGGCAGGGGAGCAGAAGCTCTTTTTGCTCGGCCACAGCCACGGTGGGCTGATGGTGGCCCACTTCCTGGAGCGCGGGGCAGAGGGCGTGGCGGGGGCGGTGCTGTCAGCCCCCTACTTCAAGCTGGCCCTGGCGGCTCCCGTGGCCAAGCGCGCGGCCGCGAGGATGGGAAGCCGGGTGTTTCCTTCGCTGCGCATCAAGAGCGGGCTCAAGCCGGAGGATCTCAGCCGCGACCCGGAAGTCGTCCGGATGACGCGCGAGGACCCCCTCTACATCGACACCGTCACCCCGCGCTGGTTCGTCGAGTCCGGCAAGGCCCAGACCGAGGCCCTGGCCCAGGCCCGTCGCGTGACAGCACCCATTTTCATCTTCTGCGGATCCAACGACGGCGTGGCCGCTCCGGCGGCGGCCCGGACGTTCTTCGAGGCGGTGGGCTCCCCGGACAAGAAGTTCAAGGAGTATCCCGGCATGTTGCACGAGCCGCTCAACGAGCTGGGGCGCGAAGATGTCTTCCGGGATATCTCCGGCTGGATCTCCGCCCATCTCTGA
- the pyrE gene encoding orotate phosphoribosyltransferase yields the protein MATPLARDHSRLLELLTEHSFERRRVVLSSGKESDFYIDCKRTALLAEGHFLIGRLLLDVILREASLAVGVGGLTLGADPLASAVSLTSYLAGSPIEAFIVRKEPKGHGTGQWIEGLAALGQHAPVAIVEDVVTTGGSTLKAIERAQAEGLNVLGAFALVDRLEGGREAVEASGHRLFSLFTRKDFIP from the coding sequence ATGGCAACCCCACTGGCACGTGACCATTCGCGATTGTTGGAGTTGCTGACCGAGCATTCCTTCGAGCGGCGCCGCGTGGTGCTCTCGTCGGGCAAGGAGTCGGACTTCTACATTGATTGCAAGCGCACGGCGCTGCTCGCCGAGGGGCACTTCCTCATTGGTCGGCTGTTGCTGGATGTCATTCTCCGCGAGGCCTCGCTGGCGGTGGGCGTGGGCGGCTTGACGCTCGGAGCCGATCCCCTCGCCTCGGCGGTCAGCCTCACCAGCTACCTGGCGGGCTCACCGATCGAGGCCTTCATCGTCCGCAAGGAGCCCAAGGGGCACGGCACGGGCCAGTGGATCGAAGGGCTGGCCGCGCTGGGCCAGCATGCGCCGGTCGCCATCGTGGAGGATGTGGTGACGACGGGGGGCTCGACCCTCAAGGCCATCGAGCGGGCGCAGGCCGAGGGGCTGAACGTGCTGGGCGCCTTCGCGCTGGTGGACCGGCTCGAGGGAGGACGCGAAGCGGTGGAGGCCTCGGGCCACCGACTCTTCTCGCTCTTCACCCGGAAGGACTTCATTCCGTGA
- a CDS encoding rhomboid family intramembrane serine protease, which translates to MARKPRILDAPNPSQPTAPEPPPRRWTPVCSAVLALSVVMFFLDGFLLRQGLIPGGEWLERSGKPLALFGPLIQQGQPWRVLTYAFEHGGPIHLLFNMSAAFTLGPSLERAIGSWRFLGLSLVTCVGSAAFALLFDFDQPTVGASGMILGWLGALLPIAPGYTRRQLGLWLLQIALISLIPGVSWAGHLGGVLFGLPCGLALKMGKAVYARALPLLLFIAAVVAVYAAYPERHGGF; encoded by the coding sequence ATGGCGCGCAAGCCCCGCATCCTGGATGCTCCCAACCCCTCCCAGCCCACGGCCCCCGAGCCCCCGCCGCGGCGATGGACACCGGTGTGCAGCGCCGTCCTCGCCCTCTCGGTGGTGATGTTCTTCCTGGATGGCTTCCTGCTGCGGCAGGGGCTGATTCCCGGCGGAGAATGGCTGGAGCGGTCCGGCAAACCGCTGGCCCTCTTTGGGCCCCTCATCCAGCAGGGCCAGCCCTGGCGCGTGCTCACCTACGCGTTCGAGCACGGCGGGCCCATCCACCTGCTCTTCAACATGTCGGCGGCCTTCACGCTCGGCCCCAGCCTGGAGCGAGCCATTGGCTCGTGGCGCTTCTTGGGGTTGTCGCTGGTGACGTGCGTGGGCTCGGCCGCCTTCGCGCTCCTGTTTGACTTCGACCAGCCCACCGTCGGCGCCTCGGGGATGATCCTCGGCTGGCTGGGCGCCCTGCTCCCCATTGCTCCGGGCTACACGCGGCGGCAGTTGGGACTGTGGCTCCTCCAGATTGCCCTCATCAGCCTCATTCCTGGCGTGAGCTGGGCAGGGCACCTCGGCGGTGTCCTCTTTGGCCTGCCCTGCGGCCTGGCCTTGAAGATGGGCAAGGCCGTCTACGCGCGGGCACTGCCCCTGTTGCTCTTCATCGCCGCCGTGGTGGCCGTGTACGCGGCCTACCCGGAGCGGCACGGAGGTTTCTGA
- a CDS encoding ParB/RepB/Spo0J family partition protein → MDAENRVDGEDGKPEMPEELSSAPPPQEGAPDRPEEQGQGAQPEGGAEPPVSAEATASEASASGAPEAHSSEETQGVQAEAPSEAEPGQVPPSGEVRPPPSLDRMVLASLLLEQVEEDITFRVRPAGEISALATDIARLGQLFPVDVRAVGQDRYQIICGFRRVAALRFLKRDRVQARVHEGLSDEDALLIALAAAIHATPVDREELEAKREALESAGRLSAAARDMLEKALESEDSLAPESMEEEVDADELAADAAQRLGTLNQDLSLLADVFLSLDEARRAELLMQLRYSAELVEYLEGL, encoded by the coding sequence ATGGACGCCGAGAACAGGGTCGACGGAGAGGACGGGAAGCCGGAGATGCCAGAGGAGCTGTCTTCGGCCCCTCCGCCGCAGGAAGGGGCACCGGATCGCCCCGAGGAGCAGGGGCAGGGCGCCCAGCCTGAAGGCGGGGCTGAACCCCCCGTGTCCGCGGAAGCAACGGCCTCCGAGGCATCTGCCTCCGGAGCGCCAGAGGCTCATTCCTCGGAGGAGACGCAAGGCGTGCAAGCAGAGGCGCCGTCCGAGGCGGAGCCCGGACAGGTTCCGCCGTCCGGAGAGGTGCGGCCTCCGCCCTCGCTGGATCGGATGGTGCTGGCCTCGCTTCTGCTGGAGCAGGTGGAGGAGGACATCACCTTCCGGGTCCGTCCGGCCGGAGAGATCTCCGCGCTGGCCACGGACATCGCCCGGCTGGGGCAGCTGTTCCCGGTGGATGTGCGCGCTGTAGGGCAGGACCGCTACCAGATCATCTGCGGCTTCCGGCGCGTGGCGGCCCTGCGCTTCCTCAAGAGGGACCGCGTCCAGGCACGTGTCCACGAGGGGCTGTCGGACGAGGATGCGCTGCTGATTGCCCTGGCGGCGGCCATCCACGCCACCCCGGTGGACCGCGAGGAGCTGGAGGCCAAGCGGGAGGCGCTGGAGTCCGCGGGGCGCTTGAGCGCCGCGGCGCGGGACATGCTGGAGAAGGCCCTGGAGTCCGAGGACTCGCTGGCGCCCGAGTCGATGGAGGAGGAGGTGGACGCGGACGAGCTGGCCGCGGACGCCGCCCAGCGGCTGGGGACGCTCAACCAGGATCTCTCCCTGCTGGCGGACGTGTTCCTCTCGCTGGATGAGGCCCGCAGGGCGGAACTGCTGATGCAACTGAGGTACTCGGCCGAGCTGGTGGAGTACCTGGAGGGTTTATAG
- a CDS encoding ATP-binding protein, producing MPPEQRGRVLVVGARTAREALLTRLAESGFACASAEDMEGVPQAATSLQPEVILLATAAKQAAETLEGIRSIEQLRHVPILADVSRSRSPETLKKLAVDGFIRGAEEMVPRVEAAVRAGRLRESEERTRLRMGMLLDITQAATSSLEMEEILHIAVDKVGRVTGSDRCSVVLVEGSHARTGTVVATQENPSLVQLEIEIVRYPELRRALETRQAVLIEKAENDPLMAEVRPSILPLGVNSILVQPLICQDDLLGALFLRHSRPDTTFGRDEQQFAQAVAGVLANAIRNSRLHTAVKRKREDLELAYVERYRELTDANRRLKELNRLKDEIIAVCSHDLRAPLQVLLGHGRLLLESTITAEQKQSTEAIIRQGRKILGLVESLLEKGKGEAARLSIEPRRLDISLLCKESTHELNILASQRGVTLRAEAPESLMLIGDEVKLHEVLQNLITNAIHHAKDSGRVTVRALRLTRPDGDAVKITVQDDGSGIPPDELHLVFDRYRHGPKGTGLGLAICKEFVELHGGEIWAESPPEGGCIFVFTLPMAQEAPRKPQAVVKEEPVQPRVLVVEDEAEIAAVLAEVLRSRYRVEVARDGQEGLARARTMRPELVVMDVFLPKLDGLEATVALKSSSDTAHIPVILLSAHQGVAEKVRALNLGAVDYMSKPFNAMELLNRTERALKAASSEREVERPSAVTLRSGSDPGTNLYDKRGLMAKLEVEVAKVRRYHRPMSVAVLRPERPQADVPRGVADVLRKRLRPQDAVAHMGSGVFCVMLPECDAESARNVIQRLLPELQTSSGLAYQPAVADVSQDSDPVDRILDKLGAPLVP from the coding sequence ATGCCGCCCGAGCAGCGCGGCCGCGTCCTGGTGGTGGGCGCGCGCACGGCCCGTGAGGCCTTGTTGACGCGGCTGGCCGAGAGTGGCTTCGCGTGTGCCTCGGCCGAGGACATGGAGGGGGTGCCGCAGGCAGCCACCAGCCTCCAGCCCGAGGTCATCCTGCTGGCCACGGCGGCCAAGCAGGCGGCGGAGACGCTGGAGGGCATTCGCAGCATCGAGCAACTGCGGCACGTGCCCATTCTGGCGGACGTGTCCCGTTCGCGCTCTCCGGAGACCCTGAAGAAGCTGGCGGTGGACGGCTTCATCCGGGGCGCCGAGGAGATGGTGCCCCGGGTGGAGGCGGCGGTGCGCGCCGGGCGCCTGCGCGAGAGCGAGGAGCGCACCCGGCTGCGCATGGGCATGTTGCTGGACATCACCCAGGCGGCCACCAGCTCGCTGGAGATGGAGGAGATCCTCCACATCGCGGTGGACAAGGTGGGCCGCGTCACCGGCTCGGACCGTTGCTCGGTGGTGTTGGTGGAGGGCTCGCACGCCCGCACGGGTACGGTGGTGGCCACGCAGGAGAACCCCTCCCTGGTGCAGCTGGAGATCGAAATCGTCCGCTACCCGGAGCTGCGCCGGGCGCTGGAGACGCGCCAGGCGGTGCTCATCGAGAAGGCGGAGAATGATCCGCTGATGGCCGAGGTGCGCCCCAGCATCCTTCCCCTGGGGGTGAACTCCATCCTGGTCCAGCCGCTTATCTGCCAGGATGACTTGTTGGGGGCGCTGTTTCTGCGCCACTCGCGTCCGGACACCACCTTTGGACGGGACGAGCAGCAGTTCGCGCAGGCGGTGGCTGGGGTGCTGGCCAACGCCATCCGCAACTCCCGCCTGCACACGGCCGTCAAGCGCAAGCGCGAGGACCTGGAGCTGGCGTATGTGGAGCGCTACCGCGAGCTGACGGATGCGAACCGCCGCCTCAAGGAGCTCAACCGGCTCAAGGACGAAATCATCGCGGTGTGCAGCCATGATCTGCGCGCCCCGCTCCAGGTGTTGCTGGGCCATGGCCGGCTGCTCCTGGAGAGCACCATCACCGCCGAGCAGAAGCAGTCCACCGAGGCCATTATCCGCCAGGGCCGGAAGATCCTCGGTCTGGTCGAGTCGCTGCTGGAGAAGGGCAAGGGCGAGGCTGCGCGGCTGTCCATCGAGCCGCGCCGGCTGGACATTTCGCTGCTCTGCAAGGAGAGCACCCACGAGCTGAACATCCTGGCTTCGCAGCGCGGGGTGACGCTGCGCGCCGAGGCGCCCGAGAGCCTGATGCTCATCGGGGATGAGGTGAAGCTGCACGAGGTGCTCCAGAACCTCATCACCAACGCCATCCACCATGCGAAGGACTCGGGGCGGGTGACGGTCCGCGCCCTGCGCCTGACGCGGCCGGATGGCGACGCGGTGAAAATCACGGTGCAGGACGACGGCTCCGGCATTCCCCCGGACGAGCTGCACCTGGTGTTCGACCGGTACCGCCATGGCCCCAAGGGCACGGGGCTGGGGCTGGCCATCTGCAAGGAATTCGTGGAGCTGCACGGCGGGGAGATCTGGGCGGAGAGCCCTCCGGAGGGTGGCTGCATCTTCGTCTTCACGCTGCCCATGGCGCAGGAGGCGCCGCGCAAGCCCCAGGCCGTGGTCAAGGAAGAGCCGGTGCAGCCCCGCGTGCTGGTGGTGGAGGACGAGGCGGAGATCGCCGCGGTGCTCGCGGAGGTGCTGCGCTCGCGCTACCGGGTGGAGGTGGCCCGCGATGGCCAGGAGGGGCTGGCCCGGGCCCGGACCATGCGGCCAGAGCTGGTGGTGATGGACGTGTTCCTGCCCAAGCTGGACGGTCTCGAGGCCACGGTGGCGCTCAAGTCCTCCTCGGACACAGCGCACATCCCCGTCATCCTCCTGTCGGCGCACCAGGGGGTGGCCGAGAAGGTCCGCGCCCTCAACCTGGGGGCCGTGGACTACATGAGCAAGCCGTTCAACGCGATGGAGTTGCTCAACCGCACGGAGCGGGCGCTCAAGGCTGCTTCCTCCGAGCGGGAAGTCGAGCGCCCGAGCGCGGTGACGCTTCGGTCGGGCAGCGATCCGGGCACCAACTTGTACGACAAGCGGGGCCTGATGGCGAAGCTGGAGGTGGAGGTGGCCAAGGTCCGGCGCTACCACCGCCCCATGAGCGTGGCCGTGCTGCGGCCGGAGCGTCCCCAAGCGGACGTGCCCCGGGGTGTGGCGGATGTGCTGCGCAAGCGGCTGCGCCCCCAGGACGCCGTGGCCCACATGGGCTCGGGCGTGTTCTGCGTCATGCTGCCCGAGTGTGATGCCGAGTCCGCGCGGAATGTCATCCAGCGGCTGTTGCCAGAGCTGCAAACCTCGTCGGGGCTCGCCTACCAACCGGCCGTGGCGGATGTCAGCCAGGACAGCGACCCCGTGGACCGCATCCTGGACAAACTGGGAGCCCCCCTGGTGCCTTGA
- a CDS encoding LOG family protein: protein MDLRTVCVFCGSRPGARPDFLASATALGQELARRGLTLVYGGASVGLMGAVADAVLSHGGRAVGVLPVSLQQREIGHPGLHELHLVNSMHERKALMAQRSDAFIALPGGFGTFEELFEIVTWGQLGLHRKPMGLLDVAGYYQPLLAMVRRAVDEGFIPEAQALPFAVNSSPGELLDRLQEGPTLQVTEKWLRRTDET from the coding sequence GTGGACCTGCGAACGGTGTGTGTCTTCTGTGGCTCGCGGCCAGGGGCCCGGCCCGACTTCCTGGCCTCGGCCACCGCGCTCGGCCAGGAGCTGGCCCGGCGTGGGCTTACGCTCGTGTACGGCGGGGCCAGCGTGGGGTTGATGGGCGCCGTGGCGGATGCGGTCCTGTCTCACGGCGGCCGGGCGGTGGGCGTGCTCCCCGTCTCACTCCAGCAGCGGGAGATTGGCCACCCCGGCCTGCATGAGCTGCACCTGGTCAACTCCATGCACGAGCGCAAGGCGCTCATGGCCCAGCGCTCGGATGCCTTCATCGCCCTGCCCGGCGGCTTCGGCACCTTCGAGGAGCTGTTCGAGATCGTCACCTGGGGGCAGTTGGGCCTGCACCGCAAGCCCATGGGCCTGCTGGACGTGGCGGGCTACTACCAGCCCCTGCTGGCCATGGTCCGCCGCGCCGTGGACGAGGGCTTCATCCCCGAGGCGCAGGCCCTGCCCTTCGCCGTCAACAGCTCCCCTGGGGAGCTGCTGGATCGGCTCCAGGAGGGCCCCACGCTGCAGGTGACGGAGAAGTGGCTGCGCCGGACCGACGAAACCTGA